One segment of Carya illinoinensis cultivar Pawnee chromosome 13, C.illinoinensisPawnee_v1, whole genome shotgun sequence DNA contains the following:
- the LOC122292818 gene encoding 60S ribosomal protein L7-2-like, with product MGQEEVKGGPVVPELVFKKQKMNEEWTLAKKQELESEKKKGAENRKLIYSRAKLYAKEYDEQQKELIRLKREAKLKGGFYVDPQAKLLFIIRIRGINAMHPKTRKILQLLQLRQIFNGVFLKINKAIVNMLHRVEPYVTYRYPNLKSVKELIYKRGYGKLNKQRIALTDNSIVEQALGKHGIICTEDLIHEIMTVGPHFKEANNFLWPFKLKAPLGGLKKKRNHYVEGGDAGNREDYINELIRRMN from the exons ATGGGGCAAGAGGAAGTCAAGGGAGGACCAGTAGTTCCGGAGTTAGTTTTCAAGAAGCAGAAAATGAATGAGGAATGGACCTTGGCAAAGAAGCAGGAGCTTGAatcagagaagaagaaaggggcTGAAAACCGGAAGCTGATTTATAGCAGAGCCAAACTATATGCAAAGGAGTATGATGAGCAG CAAAAAGAGCTGATTCGATTGAAGCGCGAGGCAAAACTTAAGGGAGGTTTTTATGTTGACCCACAAGCTAAGCTGTTGTTCATTATCCGGATCCGTGG TATCAATGCCATGCACCCAAAGACAAGGAAGATTTTGCAGCTTCTGCAATTGAGACAG ATATTCAATGGTGTCTTTCTGAAAATAAACAAAGCGATAGTGAATATGCTGCACAGAGTTGAGCCTTATGTGACCTACAG GTATCCAAATTTGAAGAGTGTCAAAGAATTGATTTACAAAAGGGGATATGGAAAACTTAACAAGCAGAGAATTGCTTTGACCGACAATTCCATCGTCGAACAG GCTTTGGGTAAGCATGGAATTATTTGCACGGAAGATCTTATCCACGAGATTATGACTGTTGGACCCCACTTCAAGGAGGCAAACAATTTCTTATGGCCATTCAAGCTCAAGGCTCCCCTCGGTggtttgaagaagaagaggaatcaCTATGTTGAAGGAGGTGATGCTGGAAATCGTGAAGATTACATCAATGAGCTCATCCGGAGGATGAATTAG